From Bordetella flabilis, the proteins below share one genomic window:
- a CDS encoding Bug family tripartite tricarboxylate transporter substrate binding protein → MTRHTLAWGAALALSCALMPAARAADSFPAQPIRIVVPYAPGGASDVLARLLASTPGPALGDRIIIENRAGGASVAGTNAVATAQPNGYTLGVVDSAFPINATLLGDKLPYDTRKDFRAVILVATSPIVLSVNKDVPAHSVAELVALAKAQPNRLNFSSAGNGTALHLAGERFNMATGAGLVHVPYRGGAPSVMAVVGGETQVNFSAPSTVLPHIQSGRLRALAVTGTHRLPSMPDVPTFAEAGVPEETGVISFGVIAPKGVPDAVIDKLAAGFEERLKTQALAQRIAELGFEAGGGGAADYASFLDKEIAASREIIQKAHITTAE, encoded by the coding sequence ATGACACGACATACCCTTGCGTGGGGGGCGGCACTGGCGCTGTCCTGCGCGCTTATGCCCGCCGCGCGTGCGGCGGACAGCTTTCCCGCGCAGCCGATACGCATCGTCGTGCCCTACGCCCCGGGCGGCGCCTCCGACGTACTGGCGCGCCTGCTCGCCAGCACGCCGGGACCGGCGCTGGGAGACCGCATCATCATCGAGAACCGCGCCGGCGGAGCCTCGGTGGCCGGCACCAATGCAGTGGCCACCGCGCAACCCAACGGCTATACGCTGGGCGTGGTGGACAGCGCCTTTCCCATCAACGCCACGCTGCTGGGCGACAAGCTGCCGTACGACACGCGCAAGGATTTCCGCGCCGTCATCCTGGTGGCGACCTCGCCCATCGTGCTGTCCGTCAACAAGGATGTTCCCGCGCATAGCGTCGCCGAGCTCGTCGCCTTGGCCAAGGCGCAGCCCAATCGGCTGAACTTCAGCTCGGCGGGCAACGGCACGGCGTTGCACCTGGCGGGCGAACGGTTCAACATGGCGACGGGCGCGGGCCTGGTCCATGTACCGTACCGGGGCGGCGCGCCATCGGTCATGGCGGTGGTCGGCGGCGAGACCCAGGTCAACTTTTCGGCGCCTTCCACGGTGCTGCCCCACATTCAGTCGGGCCGGCTGCGCGCGCTGGCCGTCACGGGCACGCACCGCCTGCCTTCCATGCCGGACGTGCCGACCTTCGCGGAAGCCGGCGTCCCGGAAGAGACGGGGGTGATCTCGTTCGGCGTCATCGCGCCCAAGGGGGTGCCCGACGCCGTCATAGACAAGCTGGCCGCCGGCTTCGAGGAACGGCTGAAAACGCAGGCCCTGGCGCAGCGCATCGCGGAACTGGGCTTCGAAGCAGGCGGAGGCGGGGCGGCCGACTACGCGAGCTTCCTGGACAAGGAGATCGCCGCCTCGCGCGAGATCATCCAGAAGGCGCATATCACCACCGCCGAGTAG
- a CDS encoding Bug family tripartite tricarboxylate transporter substrate binding protein: protein MRRLLSTLACLSACAAAQAAGQDYPARAITMVIASPAGSTPDTGARALAQSMAQALGQPVVIENRPGANGQIAAQEVLKNPPDGYTVLVAAGSTMAINPHVYPRQAVDVLKDLKSVGKMYSTDFYLIVRSDSGIDSMSALIARAREKPGGFVAANSGPGSAAQLATEVLKQQAGVDIYQVPFNGSPAAALAVASGNADMLIETQTVTEPFVSSGRVKRLATTGRARSAAFPDLPTMAEAGVSGMEISSWAGIFARTQVPADRVDRLNAAMNRALEAPEVQALLRGAGLQPGGGSSNDFQQEWQAQSRLWADVVSRSPGLTNR, encoded by the coding sequence ATGCGCCGATTGCTTTCAACCCTGGCATGCCTGTCGGCATGCGCCGCCGCCCAGGCCGCCGGACAGGACTATCCCGCACGCGCCATCACGATGGTGATCGCCTCGCCGGCCGGATCGACGCCGGATACGGGGGCGCGGGCCCTGGCGCAATCCATGGCGCAGGCGCTCGGGCAACCGGTGGTGATCGAGAACCGTCCAGGCGCGAACGGCCAGATCGCCGCGCAGGAAGTGTTGAAGAATCCGCCCGACGGCTACACCGTCCTGGTTGCCGCCGGCAGCACGATGGCGATCAATCCGCACGTCTATCCGCGCCAGGCCGTGGACGTGCTGAAGGACCTGAAGTCGGTGGGCAAGATGTACTCGACAGACTTCTACCTGATCGTGCGCAGCGATAGCGGCATCGACTCCATGTCCGCGCTGATTGCGCGGGCCAGGGAGAAGCCGGGCGGCTTCGTCGCCGCCAACAGCGGCCCGGGCAGCGCCGCGCAACTGGCCACGGAAGTGCTGAAGCAACAGGCCGGCGTCGACATCTACCAGGTGCCCTTCAACGGCAGCCCGGCAGCCGCGCTGGCCGTGGCCTCGGGCAACGCGGACATGCTGATCGAAACCCAGACGGTAACCGAGCCTTTCGTCAGCTCGGGGCGGGTGAAGCGGCTGGCCACGACGGGCCGCGCACGATCCGCCGCCTTCCCCGACCTTCCCACCATGGCCGAGGCCGGGGTGTCCGGCATGGAAATCTCTTCCTGGGCCGGCATCTTCGCCCGGACGCAGGTACCGGCGGATCGGGTCGACCGCCTCAACGCGGCGATGAACCGCGCGCTGGAGGCGCCGGAAGTGCAGGCGCTGCTGCGCGGGGCGGGATTGCAGCCCGGCGGCGGCAGCAGCAACGATTTCCAGCAGGAATGGCAGGCGCAGTCCCGCCTGTGGGCCGACGTGGTCTCGCGCTCGCCGGGCCTGACCAATCGCTAG
- a CDS encoding LysR family transcriptional regulator, with translation MSTRASNLDLRMVQQFLAVAETLSFRKAAEQMHMAQPPLSQAIMRLESLVQARLFERSPRGVRLTPAGEVFKMEATRLLNQANRALERTQQAGRGELGTVHVGFIGPAMTVLLPKVILSFRERFAGVELTLHEGSSMQVAAMINSDTVDIGFLVTPAELEADVATEDIVVDALRAVLPAGHRLGGASQIRLEELADDAFVLFSAQGVPTLSSRIAQLCRQAGFEPRIVQEAVQISTVLGLVAGGLGVSILPGSISALATGGVVCKPIIADADLLRVRISAAYRRDKLSDAAQAFLMTARLHADTAPGPRR, from the coding sequence ATGTCGACGCGCGCATCCAACCTGGACCTACGCATGGTCCAGCAATTCCTTGCGGTGGCGGAAACCCTGAGTTTCCGCAAGGCCGCCGAGCAGATGCACATGGCGCAGCCGCCCTTGAGCCAGGCCATCATGCGGCTGGAGTCGCTGGTGCAAGCCCGGCTGTTCGAACGGTCCCCGCGCGGCGTGCGGCTGACGCCGGCTGGCGAAGTCTTCAAGATGGAAGCCACAAGGCTGCTGAACCAGGCCAATCGCGCGCTGGAGCGCACGCAACAGGCGGGGCGTGGCGAACTGGGCACCGTGCATGTGGGCTTTATCGGGCCCGCGATGACCGTGCTGCTGCCCAAGGTCATCCTGTCGTTCCGCGAACGGTTCGCCGGTGTGGAGCTGACACTGCACGAAGGAAGCTCCATGCAGGTGGCCGCGATGATCAACTCGGACACGGTGGATATCGGTTTCCTGGTTACGCCGGCTGAACTCGAGGCCGACGTGGCGACCGAGGATATCGTCGTCGACGCGCTGAGGGCCGTGCTGCCGGCGGGGCACCGCCTGGGAGGCGCGTCGCAGATTCGCCTGGAGGAATTGGCCGACGACGCCTTCGTGCTGTTTTCCGCGCAGGGCGTGCCCACGCTGTCATCGCGCATCGCACAGTTGTGCCGGCAGGCGGGTTTCGAGCCGCGCATCGTCCAGGAGGCGGTGCAGATCTCCACGGTGCTGGGGCTGGTCGCGGGCGGACTGGGTGTGTCCATACTGCCCGGATCGATCAGCGCGCTGGCGACAGGCGGCGTGGTGTGCAAGCCCATCATCGCGGACGCGGACCTGCTGCGCGTGCGCATCAGCGCCGCCTATCGCCGCGACAAGTTGAGCGACGCGGCCCAGGCCTTCCTGATGACGGCGCGCCTGCACGCGGACACCGCGCCGGGACCCAGGCGCTAG
- a CDS encoding mandelate racemase/muconate lactonizing enzyme family protein, with protein MNSGIPHGAICSAEQIVSRIQVYVFQDDAPPAVASSFGVSTQRTSVLVKVEDQHGHHGWGEIWSGHPAFGAYHRASILEHLLAPRALGQPLASIPALTADLEAGMIPMLRLAGEAGPLAHTLAGLDCALWDMAARARGVPLYRLLGGQARRLPVYASGVSPSISRAGLDALRERGFRAFKFKAALKDERALDDLERNVAGLARGESAMIDANCGWDMDGALRALTRIRALPLQWVEEPIGPERPASEWLALRQGGHRLAGGENLLTLEAFRTAFAWLDVVQPDLGKWGGISKVLPLAREVLASGRRYCPHAFGSHVGAALAAHVLSAAGGDGVLELDANPNPLRTLAAPAFPAPVNGHITLDDEPGIGIDPDPEALRPYLKRHAVIER; from the coding sequence ATGAACTCCGGCATTCCGCACGGCGCCATCTGTTCGGCCGAACAGATCGTCTCGCGCATCCAGGTCTACGTCTTCCAGGACGACGCGCCGCCCGCGGTGGCCTCCTCCTTCGGCGTATCGACGCAACGCACCTCCGTGCTGGTCAAGGTCGAAGACCAGCACGGCCATCATGGCTGGGGCGAGATATGGAGCGGGCATCCGGCCTTCGGCGCCTACCATCGCGCTTCCATCCTGGAACATCTGCTGGCGCCGCGCGCGCTCGGCCAGCCGCTGGCTTCCATCCCCGCGCTTACCGCGGACCTGGAAGCAGGGATGATCCCCATGCTGCGGCTGGCGGGCGAAGCCGGCCCCCTGGCGCATACCCTGGCGGGCCTGGACTGCGCGCTGTGGGACATGGCCGCGCGCGCGCGTGGCGTGCCGCTGTACCGCCTCCTGGGCGGCCAGGCGCGGCGCCTGCCTGTCTATGCCAGCGGCGTGTCGCCGTCGATATCGCGCGCCGGCCTGGACGCCTTGCGCGAACGCGGCTTTCGCGCGTTCAAGTTCAAGGCCGCCCTGAAGGATGAACGCGCCTTGGACGATCTGGAACGCAACGTGGCCGGGTTGGCCCGCGGCGAGAGCGCGATGATCGACGCCAACTGCGGCTGGGATATGGACGGGGCCCTGCGGGCGCTGACCCGCATCCGGGCGCTGCCGCTGCAATGGGTGGAGGAACCCATCGGCCCCGAGCGCCCGGCCAGCGAATGGCTGGCACTGCGCCAGGGCGGACACCGGCTGGCCGGCGGCGAAAACCTGCTGACCCTGGAAGCCTTCCGGACGGCATTCGCGTGGCTGGACGTGGTCCAGCCCGACCTGGGCAAATGGGGCGGTATCAGCAAGGTGCTGCCGCTCGCCCGCGAAGTGCTGGCCAGCGGGCGACGCTATTGCCCCCATGCCTTCGGCTCCCATGTCGGCGCCGCGCTGGCCGCCCATGTCCTGTCGGCAGCCGGCGGCGACGGCGTGCTGGAACTCGACGCCAATCCCAATCCCTTGCGCACGCTTGCCGCGCCGGCTTTCCCGGCCCCGGTGAACGGCCATATCACGCTGGACGACGAGCCCGGCATCGGCATCGACCCGGACCCCGAAGCGCTGCGCCCTTACCTGAAACGCCACGCGGTCATCGAACGATGA
- a CDS encoding D-2-hydroxyacid dehydrogenase, translated as MNEEQGIGLLISKTVHDEIGDRLGALARASGHTVRFVIAPEQPGHTPPADAHASIRLAFYSRDIMQGSSKGAPSPASRAFFDILDAAPRAEWLHVCSAGIDNHLYQPTLRRAVRLTTSSGSNAVPIAQTIVGAILAQTRGFTYWLRAQAERRWQPLGPAQMTRDLHEQTAVIVGLGPIGRETGRLLKAVGLTTIGVRRGTGAVPHFDRVCRLDALDGLLPSCDWLVLACPLTPETRGLLDARRIGLLPARAGIANVGRGELTDESALAAALHEGRLRSAYLDVFATEPLPGSSPLWTAPNTWISPHNASVSPGNAARTTDIFLRNFMHWLNAEPFENDATPSAFTGAADSRPA; from the coding sequence ATGAATGAAGAACAGGGCATCGGGCTCTTGATCTCCAAGACCGTGCATGACGAAATCGGCGACCGCCTGGGCGCCCTGGCTCGCGCCTCCGGCCACACCGTGCGTTTCGTCATCGCGCCCGAACAGCCAGGCCATACGCCGCCTGCCGATGCGCATGCCTCGATACGGCTGGCGTTCTATTCCCGCGACATCATGCAAGGCAGCAGCAAGGGCGCGCCCAGCCCCGCCAGCCGGGCCTTCTTCGATATCCTGGACGCCGCGCCGCGCGCCGAATGGCTGCACGTGTGTTCCGCCGGTATCGATAACCATCTGTACCAGCCGACCCTGCGGCGCGCCGTGCGCCTGACCACGTCGTCGGGCTCGAACGCGGTTCCCATCGCCCAGACCATCGTCGGCGCGATACTCGCGCAGACCCGGGGCTTCACCTATTGGCTGAGGGCGCAGGCCGAGCGGCGCTGGCAGCCACTCGGGCCGGCCCAGATGACGCGGGACCTGCATGAACAGACGGCGGTCATCGTGGGCCTGGGGCCCATCGGCCGCGAAACCGGCAGGCTGCTCAAGGCGGTCGGCCTGACCACGATAGGCGTGCGGCGCGGCACGGGCGCGGTGCCGCATTTCGACCGGGTCTGCCGGCTCGATGCGCTGGACGGGCTGCTGCCGTCATGCGACTGGCTGGTGCTGGCCTGTCCCCTGACGCCGGAGACCCGCGGCCTGCTCGACGCCCGGCGCATCGGCCTGCTGCCGGCGCGCGCCGGCATCGCCAATGTCGGGCGCGGCGAACTGACGGATGAATCCGCGCTTGCCGCCGCGCTGCACGAAGGCCGCCTGCGCTCGGCCTACCTCGATGTCTTCGCGACCGAGCCCCTGCCCGGCAGTTCGCCCCTGTGGACCGCGCCCAACACCTGGATATCGCCGCACAACGCGTCGGTGTCGCCCGGCAACGCCGCCCGCACCACGGATATCTTCCTGCGCAACTTCATGCATTGGCTCAACGCCGAGCCCTTCGAAAACGATGCCACGCCGTCCGCCTTCACCGGCGCCGCAGACAGCCGCCCGGCTTGA
- a CDS encoding OmpA family protein — protein MSEHIDGGADPAVPTWAAFGDLMSALLGAFVLILVGVIGVQLELTAKLENEVQRRQAETERRKTLEQALAGPLAAGRVTLVNGRIGISGSVLFALNSAQLQPEGRELLKSLVQPLSAYLQANDQILMVSGFTDDQQVRGGNRLFADNWELSAQRALTVTRALIDDGVPPSSVFAAAFGSEQPVTSNADAEGRAKNRRVEIAPVPRLSGAPVPSHE, from the coding sequence ATGAGCGAGCATATCGACGGCGGCGCCGACCCCGCCGTACCGACGTGGGCGGCGTTCGGCGACCTGATGTCCGCCCTGCTTGGGGCCTTCGTGCTGATTCTGGTGGGGGTGATCGGCGTACAGCTGGAACTGACCGCCAAGCTGGAAAACGAAGTGCAGCGGCGGCAGGCCGAGACCGAACGCCGCAAGACCCTGGAGCAGGCCCTGGCCGGTCCGCTGGCCGCCGGGCGCGTGACGCTGGTGAACGGCCGCATCGGCATCAGCGGCAGCGTGCTGTTCGCCCTGAACTCCGCCCAGTTGCAGCCGGAAGGGCGCGAACTCCTGAAGAGCCTGGTCCAGCCGCTGTCGGCTTACCTGCAGGCCAATGACCAGATCCTGATGGTCAGCGGCTTTACGGACGACCAGCAGGTGCGCGGCGGCAACCGGCTTTTCGCGGACAACTGGGAACTCTCCGCCCAGCGGGCCCTGACGGTCACCCGAGCCCTGATCGATGACGGCGTCCCGCCTTCGTCCGTGTTCGCCGCGGCGTTCGGCTCGGAGCAGCCGGTCACATCCAATGCCGATGCCGAAGGGCGGGCGAAGAACCGCCGCGTGGAAATCGCCCCGGTCCCCAGGCTGTCGGGCGCGCCCGTGCCCTCCCATGAGTAG
- a CDS encoding DUF2894 domain-containing protein, translating into MSSEPSSEALETLAAWRARGADRRDPVRFHFIEALARRAAAQRGEARRVLDNKLAQLLRAYEHDAAGGACGAGDAQGLGQAENVAGGDPQPGTLAGLLADLARHHAMARGAGGAEDATPDAALPPRPSYPEVPLLDEVRAVWARVSANGQLRQSLEQVPQNAGPLNSSHLVHRALSVMHELSPAYLHQFLAYADALSWMERLNAGATAPAREAQRPAPAKKSARGKAR; encoded by the coding sequence ATGAGTAGCGAGCCGTCCAGCGAAGCCCTGGAGACGCTCGCCGCATGGCGGGCGCGCGGCGCCGACCGCCGCGACCCGGTACGCTTCCATTTCATCGAGGCCCTGGCCCGCCGGGCTGCGGCCCAGCGCGGCGAGGCGCGGCGCGTACTCGATAACAAGCTGGCGCAGTTGCTGCGCGCCTATGAGCACGATGCCGCAGGCGGCGCATGCGGAGCCGGCGATGCACAAGGCCTCGGCCAGGCCGAAAACGTCGCCGGCGGCGACCCGCAACCCGGCACGCTTGCCGGCCTGCTGGCCGACCTCGCCCGTCATCACGCGATGGCGCGGGGCGCTGGCGGCGCCGAGGACGCCACACCCGACGCGGCCCTGCCGCCCCGCCCGTCCTATCCGGAAGTGCCGCTGCTCGATGAGGTCCGCGCGGTCTGGGCCCGCGTCAGCGCCAACGGCCAATTGCGGCAATCGCTGGAGCAGGTTCCGCAGAATGCCGGTCCGCTCAATTCCAGCCACCTGGTGCACCGCGCCCTGTCGGTGATGCACGAGCTGTCGCCGGCCTATCTGCACCAGTTCCTGGCCTACGCCGACGCCTTGTCCTGGATGGAACGATTGAACGCCGGCGCCACCGCGCCAGCCCGGGAAGCGCAGCGCCCCGCCCCCGCCAAAAAAAGCGCACGCGGCAAGGCCCGCTAG
- a CDS encoding DUF802 domain-containing protein: MARYLINFAVFVAGLAVVGWVGAAYAGSNTLALAVTLLVGAFYLAGALELQRYQRATGTLQRALAALTEAPPSLDSWLDRLHPSLRNAARLRIQGDRVALPGPTLAPYLVGLLVLLGMLGTFLGMVATLRGTGLALESATDLQAIRASLAAPVKGLGFAFGTSVAGVATSAMLGLLSALCRRDRIQAAQKLDGAIATTLRVHSHASQRDEAFRLLQRQAEVMPALVERLDAMMTAMTQHSQALNERLAAGQDAFHGKAEIAYSRLASSVDQAIKQSVAESARAAGAAIQPAVEATMAGLARETAAWHDTVTQAVQQQLEGLSTRFESTTATVADIWDKALAGHQRTTEAMTRDLGTTMDRYTATFEQRSAGLLQGVAQQSAALLDTMSQRSAALLDGVSGHSATLLDNVSDRADKLLDKVSERSDSLLGTLAERSADLLGNVSQRSGDLLQSMSEHSATLLDGVSGRLDAAVDQVSATWNQALAQHARVSEQLTRDNRESLAAVSAGFEQHAASLLATMDRSHAGLQAELASRDAQRLAAWTETLAAMGATLGREWEQAGARSASRQQEICDMLAGTVRDISAQTQAHTSHTIAEVTRLVQAASEAPKAAAEVVAELRQKLTDSMARDNAMLEERGRLLETVGTLLDAVNHASTEQRQAVDALVASSADLLERVGTGFTDKVHAETGKLSEVAAQVTGSAVEVASLGEAFGAAVHMFAESNDTLLAQLKRIEAALDKSMTRSDEQLAYYVAQAREVVDLSMMSQKQILEDLQALASQRAATGTEAA; the protein is encoded by the coding sequence ATGGCTAGATATTTGATCAATTTCGCTGTTTTCGTGGCAGGGCTGGCCGTCGTCGGCTGGGTCGGGGCCGCCTATGCCGGCTCCAACACACTGGCCCTGGCGGTCACGTTGCTGGTGGGCGCCTTCTACCTGGCCGGCGCCCTCGAACTGCAACGCTATCAACGCGCCACGGGCACGCTGCAAAGGGCGCTCGCGGCGCTCACCGAAGCACCGCCCAGCCTGGACAGCTGGCTGGATCGCCTGCATCCCAGCCTGCGCAACGCGGCCCGCCTGCGCATCCAGGGCGACCGCGTGGCCTTGCCGGGCCCGACACTGGCGCCCTACCTGGTCGGCCTGCTTGTCCTGCTCGGCATGCTGGGCACCTTCCTGGGCATGGTCGCCACGCTGCGCGGCACCGGCCTGGCGCTCGAAAGCGCCACGGACCTGCAGGCCATCCGCGCCTCGCTCGCGGCACCGGTCAAGGGCCTGGGCTTCGCCTTCGGCACTTCGGTGGCGGGCGTGGCCACCTCGGCCATGCTGGGCCTGCTTTCCGCGCTGTGCCGGCGCGACCGCATCCAGGCGGCGCAGAAGCTGGACGGCGCCATCGCCACCACCTTGCGCGTCCATTCGCACGCCAGCCAGCGCGACGAAGCCTTCAGGCTGCTGCAGCGGCAAGCCGAGGTAATGCCTGCCCTGGTCGAGCGGCTGGACGCGATGATGACGGCGATGACGCAGCACAGCCAGGCCTTGAACGAGCGCCTGGCGGCCGGCCAGGATGCCTTCCATGGCAAGGCCGAGATCGCGTACAGCCGCCTGGCGTCCTCCGTGGACCAGGCCATCAAGCAAAGCGTCGCGGAAAGCGCGCGCGCCGCCGGCGCCGCGATCCAGCCGGCGGTGGAGGCGACCATGGCGGGCCTGGCCCGCGAGACCGCCGCATGGCACGACACCGTGACGCAGGCTGTCCAGCAACAACTGGAGGGCCTGTCCACGCGCTTCGAGTCCACCACCGCGACCGTGGCCGACATCTGGGACAAGGCGCTGGCCGGCCACCAGCGCACCACCGAAGCGATGACGCGGGACCTGGGCACGACGATGGACCGGTACACCGCGACGTTCGAACAGCGCTCGGCCGGCCTGCTGCAAGGCGTGGCGCAACAGTCCGCGGCGCTGCTCGACACGATGTCGCAGCGCTCGGCCGCCCTGCTCGATGGCGTGTCGGGCCATTCCGCCACGCTGCTGGACAACGTATCCGACCGGGCCGACAAGCTGCTGGACAAGGTATCCGAGCGGTCCGATAGCCTGCTGGGCACGCTGGCCGAGCGCTCCGCCGATTTGCTGGGCAACGTGTCGCAGCGTTCCGGCGACCTGCTGCAGTCCATGTCCGAACACTCCGCGACCCTGCTGGATGGCGTCTCGGGACGCCTGGATGCCGCGGTGGACCAGGTCTCGGCGACCTGGAACCAGGCCCTGGCGCAGCACGCGCGCGTCAGCGAACAACTGACGCGCGACAACCGCGAATCCCTGGCCGCGGTCTCGGCCGGCTTCGAACAGCATGCCGCCTCCTTGTTGGCGACGATGGACCGGTCGCATGCCGGCCTGCAGGCCGAACTGGCGTCGCGCGATGCGCAGCGCCTGGCGGCCTGGACCGAAACGCTTGCCGCCATGGGCGCTACGCTGGGCCGGGAATGGGAACAGGCCGGCGCGCGCAGCGCCAGCCGCCAGCAGGAAATCTGCGACATGCTGGCCGGCACCGTGCGCGATATCTCCGCCCAGACGCAGGCGCACACCAGCCACACCATCGCCGAGGTCACGCGACTGGTGCAGGCGGCATCGGAGGCGCCCAAGGCCGCCGCGGAGGTGGTCGCCGAGCTGCGCCAGAAACTCACGGACAGCATGGCGCGCGACAACGCGATGCTCGAAGAGCGCGGCCGCCTGCTGGAAACGGTCGGTACGCTGCTCGATGCCGTCAACCATGCATCGACCGAACAACGGCAGGCCGTCGACGCGCTGGTCGCCTCTTCCGCGGACCTGCTGGAACGGGTCGGCACCGGCTTTACCGACAAGGTCCATGCCGAAACCGGCAAGCTGTCCGAAGTGGCCGCGCAGGTCACGGGCAGCGCCGTCGAGGTCGCGAGCCTGGGCGAAGCCTTCGGCGCCGCGGTGCACATGTTCGCGGAATCGAACGACACCCTGCTGGCGCAACTCAAGCGCATCGAAGCGGCGCTGGACAAGTCCATGACGCGCAGTGACGAGCAACTGGCGTACTACGTCGCCCAGGCCCGCGAAGTCGTCGACCTGAGCATGATGTCGCAGAAGCAGATTCTCGAAGACCTGCAGGCGCTCGCCAGCCAGCGCGCCGCCACGGGCACGGAAGCGGCATGA
- a CDS encoding mandelate racemase/muconate lactonizing enzyme family protein — MKIVSIDTLPIALPYDSGAAPLPLGGKPRTNMESLLVKVTTDSGLVGWGDAFGVRVWPITRLMIDRLVAPLCIGENALRRDEVMDKLNRTLYHFGRAGVLQYALSAIDIALWDIAGKAANLPVHALIGPLRTPDLPVYASLLPYRDPALAARFAARAVDQGYRYVKLHERDVASVRESRAAIGADVGLMVDLNCPFDVPAAEQFAADVAAYDPMWLEEPLFPVDDFDAMAELARRIDIPLAMGENVGNPMEFRRVLDTAGISFAQPSVVKTGGITALLEVARDAAQRQVRLMPHSAYFGPGLLATMHVLGTIRTAPILERFYCEMPVELAGDATLPRNGMVQVPQTPGLGFDPDPDVLRRYAATAQA, encoded by the coding sequence ATGAAAATCGTTTCCATCGATACCCTGCCCATCGCCCTGCCCTACGACAGCGGCGCGGCGCCCTTGCCGCTGGGCGGCAAGCCGCGCACCAACATGGAAAGCCTGCTGGTCAAGGTCACCACGGACAGCGGCCTGGTGGGTTGGGGCGATGCCTTCGGCGTGCGCGTGTGGCCGATCACCCGGCTGATGATCGATCGCCTGGTGGCGCCCCTGTGCATCGGCGAGAACGCGCTGCGCCGCGACGAGGTGATGGACAAGTTGAACCGCACCCTCTACCACTTCGGCCGCGCCGGCGTGCTGCAGTACGCGCTCTCCGCCATCGACATCGCCTTGTGGGACATCGCGGGCAAGGCCGCCAACCTCCCGGTCCACGCCCTGATCGGTCCGCTGCGCACGCCCGACCTTCCCGTGTACGCCAGCCTGCTGCCCTATCGCGACCCCGCGCTGGCTGCGCGCTTCGCGGCGCGCGCCGTGGATCAGGGCTACCGCTATGTGAAGCTGCACGAGCGCGATGTCGCGTCCGTGCGTGAATCCCGTGCCGCCATCGGTGCGGACGTGGGCTTGATGGTGGACCTGAACTGTCCCTTCGACGTGCCGGCCGCCGAGCAGTTCGCGGCCGATGTCGCCGCCTACGACCCGATGTGGCTGGAGGAACCGCTGTTCCCGGTCGACGACTTCGATGCGATGGCCGAGCTCGCGCGCCGCATCGACATCCCGCTGGCGATGGGCGAGAACGTCGGCAATCCCATGGAATTCCGCCGCGTCCTAGACACCGCGGGCATATCGTTCGCGCAGCCCAGCGTCGTCAAGACGGGCGGCATCACCGCCCTGCTGGAGGTGGCCCGCGACGCCGCCCAAAGACAGGTCCGGCTGATGCCGCACAGCGCCTATTTCGGACCCGGCCTGCTGGCCACCATGCATGTGCTGGGCACCATCCGGACGGCGCCGATACTGGAACGCTTCTATTGCGAAATGCCGGTCGAACTTGCTGGCGACGCTACCCTGCCGCGCAACGGCATGGTCCAGGTGCCGCAGACGCCCGGCCTGGGGTTCGACCCCGATCCCGACGTGCTGCGCAGGTATGCGGCAACGGCGCAGGCCTGA